The DNA segment TAATTATTTAACAACTTTCCCTGAGCCTCGTTCCACGACTTATCGGCTTTCGTCCGGGCAAAACGATTGCCATGCCCTGCGATCCGCGCCACCCACAACGCGAATCGTACAAGCCATGCTCCCAGACGCGAAAGAAATCAAAGGCCTCCTCTTCGACATGGACGGCACTCTCATCGATCACCTAGCGACCTTGACGCGCTGCTTCCAGCTCGCCTGTTCCGAGCTCGGCTACCCGGAGCCCTCGCTCGATCGCGTGAAGCGAACCATCGGCGGCTCCATGCCGATCACCATTCAGAAGTTTCTCCCCCCCGAGAAGGTCGAAGATGGCAAACGCATCTGGACGGACGCCTTCGAGCGCTTCCACCTGGAAGGTGTCGTGGTGCTGCCAGGAGCGGAACGGTTGCTGAACCTTTGCCGCCAAACCGGTCGCAAGACCGGCGTATTCACCAACAAGACCGGTCGCCACACCCGGGCCATTCTGGAAAACGAAAA comes from the Pelagicoccus sp. SDUM812003 genome and includes:
- a CDS encoding HAD family hydrolase, whose protein sequence is MLPDAKEIKGLLFDMDGTLIDHLATLTRCFQLACSELGYPEPSLDRVKRTIGGSMPITIQKFLPPEKVEDGKRIWTDAFERFHLEGVVVLPGAERLLNLCRQTGRKTGVFTNKTGRHTRAILENENLLGLVDFALGAEDTPYRKPQPEYSQAVIETIALPAPQVAMVGDSPFDIQAAQAVGMRSLCVTTGSHTRQELQEAGADQVFETMEQIADWLES